Below is a window of Garra rufa chromosome 24, GarRuf1.0, whole genome shotgun sequence DNA.
gtcaaactttaaaattagattcctgtcttttcgaggcagatagcatgcttagaatttcataaaactcaacacacacatcaatattaatgatagttagacactggcaaaaggtcataattgggtgtggagcaggcactctatagcgccatcttttgacaaaagttggggggttagtttttcctacagtcaccaaactctgtacatatattattctcatcaatctggacaactttctaaatcaaactcattagctaagaccaacaggaagccggctattttgatttgaatgtggatttttggaaaaatcaggctgtaaacaaattcacactccttctaagaacaaccagctgttcacaccaaacttttttaacatgaagagaagattctgaagatgttaaattgcgagcggatttgggatatcttgaacggtgttgacgtggtaattttttaaagatatagtaaaaaagataaccgtaatttttttatatctttaaagtgcagcatccaaactctttaaaacttttttcacacagagatctaatcattctgagcaggtgctgtaaatatcaattttatacatgcttctatgaattaaagaaaattaaaaaaagaaatcacaaacctgctgtcactctgcctgactgtctgtgttcagtcactacagaatgacagtcagagtgactaaaggggggaggggtgaaagggagagagagtgaaacatgctgtcttgcaatagaccatctttgagaaagaaatgcacatatatgtagtgtaatcgacataaatatgtctgatctttgagagtctgatattttgagaaaatataaagggtcactaagtctttcattgtttgtattttgcagttgttgtttttttatttattttttactgaactgtaccatgaacttgtcctattcagtcacatagcaaaagattaagaaaaatgcaacttttaaacatgagcgatttatcttcattgatagacatttattttcatagtgttatttattgaatataaaatttaaattaacaatttcaagacaaacttggacaacaaaacaaactttgctgttatctgttcaaaacatctgaaaattataccattttaagatgagttatatatatatcgccccattaaaatactcaacttgatttttaaagatattttgaaagaatgaagcgtttatagagcactttattgtgtattgctgtacacccacatgaactgtgttcatgttcatgttcattCACAgtaaataaactaatgttaaaagatactaatttacctttaaacaatatatgaatacttttgtaggttaatattaattaacattaataaatgctatttaattattgttcatgttaactaatatagttaatattaacaaatgaaactggatgggaaaattttatatattgtttgtatgtgtctgtgtgttgattttaaagtgtaaccctttcaattctgtaaactttaaatccaaactggctgagggttactgtgaatgcatgtgccaactgggcaccgttttcctaattcttagttatgtagcacttaagagtggtgtcttataacaggagtcaccagcaaagcaatatccacacacaaattgtacagataggtaacgatgacatttaagcagaaatggtggacgtaatgcaagaaataataacattttgttatcatcatgaattacatgttcttatcatcatcatcatcatcatcagaatatagggaagaTGTAGCATATTAGTTCACAGTTGGAATTATccgaagtccttgcagggggttaggtttatagcaaactcctcctagatatttaatgatatcaacattatatttggtcagtctgatctagaggccttagagatgttaaattgtgaagatcttgagttttcgttaaagggcgtgtctatggcggcgtgacaaagtttgttgtttcgccatggacatagaagttgttataactcagccataaaatgtccgatctgcctcaaacttcacaggtttggtaagagtcctggcctgaagacacctaaaggccaatattcagatattatcatagcgcccccttttggcagcaggatatatcatatctttacTAACTCAAACAttccaaggccaatctgcaccaaacttcatatgtttgataatagtgctggcctgaacacatctacatgccaataatcagttataggcatagcgccaccagctagcagcggcaagtttggcacatttaaatgacttatgacatatttctcctatatttactgtattaaaagcatactgcccaccgtttgctgttttcctaaagccaccggtcggcggtgagccgggtgcgagggcccgttcatcgctgcttgcagctttaattataattttatattcagtaAAATAACacaatgaaaatattgtctatcaatgaagataaatcgctcatgctaaaaagttgtatttttcttaatcttttgctatgtgactgaataggacaagttcatggtacagttcagtaaaaaataaataaaaaacaacaactgcaaaatacaaacaatgaaagacttagtgaccctttatattttctcaaaatatcagactctcaaagatcagacatatttatgtaattacactacatatatgtgcatttcttcctcaaagatggtctgcagcatgggtcacagctctctcaccctctctccctctctcccctcCCCCTTCACTGAGCTTCACTCACTCTgactacacacacacatagagatattcagcctgctgagtgacagcaggtttctgatttcttttttaatttttctttaattcattgaagcttgtataaaatttatattaacagcacttgctcagaatgattagatctctgtgtgaaaaaaagttgtaaagagtttggatgctgcactttaaagatataaaaaaattacggttatgttttttactagatctttaaaaaatcaccacgtcaacaccgttcaagatNNNNNNNNNNNNNNNNNNNNNNNNNNNNNNNNNNNNNNNNNNNNNNNNNNNNNNNNNNNNNNNNNNNNNNNNNNNNNNNNNNNNNNNNNNNNNNNNNNNNNNNNNNNNNNNNNNNNNNNNNNNNNNNNNNNNNNNNNNNNNNNNNNNNNNNNNNNNNNNNNNNNNNNNNNNNNNNNNNNNNNNNNNNNNNNNNNNNNNNNNNNNNNNNNNNNNNNNNNNNNNNNNNNNNNNNNNNNNNNNNNNNNNNNNNNNNNNNNNNNNNNNNNNNNNNNNNNNNNNNNNNNNNNNNNNNNNNNNNNNNNNNNNNNNNNNNNNNNNNNNNNNNNNNNNNNNNNNNNNNNNNNNNNNNNNNNNNNNNNNNNNNNNNNNNNNNNNNNNNNNNNNNNNNNNNNNNNNNNNNNNNNNNNNNNNNNNNNNNNNNNNNNNNNNNNNNNNNNNNNNNNNNNNNNNNNNNNNNNNNNNNNNNNNNNNNNNNNNNNNNNNNNNNNNNNNNNNNNNNNCTTTCTACTGATGGGTAAGCATTCAAAAAAAACTTTCattaattgtctttttttttacataaatgtgCTTATTGTCTAAAATTATGGTTTATTTTATTAGCATGTGGGAGTAAAGCAGTGTGCTAATATGTGTGTTTCTGTGCAGTAagcagttcagtgtgtgtggaCATTACAGTGAGTGGAACGGAGGGAGAACAACTGACTATTGAGTGTCCTTATGATGGTGGATATGAAAACTCCAAAAAATACTTCTACAAAGGAGTTTACAGAGATAGTAACATTATACTAACATCTTATGGAGCAGAGTCATCAGTGCTTGATGGCAGATTCTCACTGCGGGACGATCATCAGATGAGAACTTTTATAGTGACCATCAGAAACCTGATTATGAAAGATGCTGGACTGTACGGCTGTAGAGCTGGATGGGGAGAATATAAAGAAATCCAGCTGAATGTGATTAAAGGTGCCTAATGTTCAATTTATGTTGTAGTTAATGGATGTGCATTAATGTATTTGTTTGATTTAAACAATGTGATCTTGCTTCTCAGCTCCACGGAAAACAAAACCTGTCCAGATCTCAACTACCACCATTCACCCGTATACAAACACCAGCACTGAACACACCAGTACAGGTACATGAACACACACAATCACTGACCTTACCCCTCAGACACCTTTACACACatgcatttttataaaaaatctaTAGTTAATGTTAATGTAACATTAACAATAGTTGCACTGTTAATGTAAAAGTCACTGTTTACATACATAATTTGAATGATAATTTCAATCAAAGCAGTAGTAGTCCGATTATCTTAAATACAGAGGCATCAAAGCTTCTGTACACATTTGCAATGCTCTATTCATGATTGTGttctttttttaaacttacaCAAAGTTGGAAACTCAACACCTCAacttctgtaaaaaataaaaaccagGTGGCCTCAACACCTGCCATATTGATTTAAATGTCAAATAACTGAGTGTTTGATATGTCATTTTACTACAACCAGTGTTTTCTGGAGCTATTTCTTTGTTCTGCAGTTTAAGAGACTGTGAACTGCTCAGAGTAAAATCATTTCGCAATTAAATAATTTCGACATGAGCACAGCATTACATTACACGGGTTTTTCATGATGtcttaacatttgcattcatgcATCTGACAGACACTTTTGTCCAAAGCATCAGCTCATTATTAATTATGAGCAGCAtgttcacattattattattttttttccctctgtgTCAGAGACTCATCAAACACAAAGCGAAACGACAAGAACAATGACAGGAAATGCTGCATTTAAGCTTGATCAGCCAAACACTGGTAAGCACACAGACTACACTACCCACAATGCAACTGTCCCACATTTGATTATGTAATATGTTTTAGAGAAAAGCAAGTGGTTTGAGCATTTAAGGAGACATCAAAGTGATGCACTCATCAGATTCCATGTGGTTAACCTGGTTTCAGCTAAAGCACTTTCCTCAGAGGATTGAGGTTTACCATTGGGGTTTCACTTTGGTTACACAATACATTCCCAATATTACAATTTAGAATAGTACAATAATCAGAACAATTGATGCCAATTTTAagatgcattatttatttaacagTATAATCAGAATCAGTGTTGTTTAATGTTGTGTACA
It encodes the following:
- the LOC141299999 gene encoding uncharacterized protein, with the protein product MVSSSVCVDITVSGTEGEQLTIECPYDGGYENSKKYFYKGVYRDSNIILTSYGAESSVLDGRFSLRDDHQMRTFIVTIRNLIMKDAGLYGCRAGWGEYKEIQLNVIKAPRKTKPVQISTTTIHPYTNTSTEHTSTETHQTQSETTRTMTGNAAFKLDQPNTDLASVAGGLGSVLLVLILCSGTFLILRKRKRKSGTALFQQNVQNNTETDLMYEEIPNQTPASHLNTRPQISTVYATVTNQQPESNPRHTHLTNQVTDTDCDYYANMNSLELTPDSRTEMIYSKATHPQNIKTNDGPVYSVIQHK